The nucleotide window CTCCCAAACACAGTCTCATTTAGGCTACATCATCCGTCCTCCCATCCAGCGCCTACCCTGTTTAGCTTCAGATAGATCAAGAGACATCCAGGGTGGTATGGCTGCTAAACATCCATTATTACTCAACTCATAGCTGACAGTCATAAAAATAATACATACATTTTGAATGATATAGCAATCTATTTAAAATAGCTGATCAGTTCATACCTTTCGATTGAGCATTATTTAGTGATAAATGATCTAACCATTAATATAAATGATGATTTTGACTTTGTCACATCAGACTTCGCGCTTTAGCATCTTAATCAAGGCAGTTTTAATCAATAAACGGTATCATTACAAAACAAATGTTGTGTATCATCTTTTCTCCCTTGTCTAGAACATGAACACAAAAAGTAAAAGCCAGTCAtgtttagacacacctacaccTATCAACAAGCATATCGATCAACCAAACCCAGTCAAGTTTACAGACACACACCTATCGACAAGCGTATCGATCAACCAAAGGCAACGTTTCATTAATGTAACCAGTTCCCGTCAACAATAAATAAAAGTCCCAAGTGATTTTCTTACCTAATTTTCAAAGTAATGGCTGGCATTCATCCATTAGTCTTAATGCTTCTATAAATCAATGATCCAGCGACTGACTGACTGCACCACTTGCCTTATCAGCCCTGATGCACTGTCTGTTGACTCATAGAACATAACACAGGGATGTATAAAGACAGGGCCACTTAGCTGTTTCACAGAGACACGGGCTGCGTCTCATTCCAGGAAACTATGTATCCTCCACTCCTGCCTTACTCCCCATCACAGATCTGAGAAACATGGTTGGTGTAAGTCAACAGTGCCACTTTCAGTTTCCACCATATTGCTTTCACCCATAAAACCCTATAAGGTTTAGCAAGGTCAAAGAGGGGAGGGGAAACAACTTTGTGGAAGGAAATGCAGCCATAGATCATCAGTGAATAggatcactctccccctctcaacCAGACAGTTGGGACTAAACTAACAGTGTAGGTGTAAGCCATGCCAGTTCAGAGTGTTCTTATCCATTAGCCCTCCTGGTGTTGACATCATCTGATCTCATATCCGGATGGGACAGACTAATGACTAAGCCGCCATATGCTGCCTGGGGCCAGGCCaaccctgacagggaacactatggtgctggggccaaccctgacagggaacactatggtgctggggccaaccctgacagggaacactatggtgctggggccaaccctgacagggaacactatggtgctggggccaaccctgacagggaacactatggtgctggggccaaccctgacagggaacactatggtgctggggccaaccctgacagggaacactatggtgctggggccaaccctgacagggaacactatggtgctggggccaaccctgacagggaacactatggtgctggggccaaccctgacagggaacactatggtgctggggccaaccctgacagggaacactatggtgctggggccAACCCTGACAGGGAATACGATGGTGCTGGGACCaaccctgacagggaacactatggtgctggggccaaccctgacagggaacactatggtgctggggacacatcctgacagggaacactatggtgctggggccaaccctgacagggaacactatggtgctggggacacatcctgacagggaacactatggtgctggggacacctcctgacagggaacactatggtactggggccaaccctgacagggaacactatggtgctgaggccaaccctgacagggaacactatggtgctggggacaaccctgacagggaacactatggtactggggccaaccctgacagggaacactatggtgctggggacaaccctgacagggaacactatggtgctggggccaacccaaccctgacagggaacactatggtgctggggacacatcctgacagggaacactatggtgctggggacaacccaaccctgacagggaacactatggtgctggggacacatcctgacagggaacactatggtgctggggacaacccaaccctgacagggaacactatggtgctggggccaaccctgacagggaacactatggtgctggggacaaccctgacagggaacactatggtgctggggacaaccctgacagggaacactatggtgctgggaatacatcctgacagggaacactatggtgctggggacacatcctgacagggaacactatggtgctgggaatacatcctgacagggaacactatggtgctgggaatacatcctgacagggaacactatggtgctggggacacatcctgacagggaacactatggtgctgaGGCCAACCCaaccctgacagggaacactatggtgctggggacacatcctgacagggaacactatggtgctgggttcacatcctgacagggaacactatggtgctgggacaaaacctgacagggaacactatggtgctggggccaaccctgacagggaacactatggtgctggggccaaccctgacagggaatactatggtgctggggccaacactgacagggaacactatggtgctggggacaaccctgacagggaacactatggtgctggggacacatcctgacagggaacactatggtgctggggacacatcctgacagggaacactatggtgctggggacacatcctgacagggaacactatggtgctggggtcacatcctgacagggaacactatggtgctggggacacatcctgacagggaacactatggtgctagggccaaccctgacagggaacactatggtgctggggccaaccctgacaggggacactatggtgctggggacacatcctgacagggaacactatggtgctgggtccaacccaaccctgacagggaacactatggtgctggggccaaccctgacagggaacactatggtgctggggccaaccctgacaggggacactatggtgctggggacacatcctgacagggaacactatggtgctggggacacatcctgacagggaacactatggtgctggggccacatcctgacagggaacactatggtgctgggtCCAACCCAACCCTGACAGGAAACACTATGGTGCTGGGACCAACCCTGACAGGGAATACGATGGTGCTGGGGCCaaccctgacagggaacactatggtgctggggccaaccctgacaggggacactatggtgctggggccaaccctgacagggaacactatggtgctggggacacatcctgacagggaacactatggtgctggggtcaggccaaccctgacagggaacactatggtgctgggaacacatcctgacagggaacactatggtgctggggacACATCCTGACAGGGAATACGATGGTGCTGGGGCCAACtctgacagggaacactatggtgctggggccaaccctgacagggaacactattgtgctggggacaggccaaccctgacagggaacactatggtgctggggacacatcctgacaggaaacactatggtgctggggccAACCCTGACAGGGAATACGATGGTGCTGGGGCCAACtctgacagggaacactatggtgctggggtCACATCCTGACAaggaacactatggtgctggggacaacccaaccctgacagggaacactatggtgctggggtCACATCCTGACAaggaacactatggtgctggggacacatcctgacaaggaacactatggtgctggggtCACATCCTGACAaggaacactatggtgctggggacacatcctgacaaggaacactatggtgctggggacaacccaaccctgacagggaacatttacatttacatttaagtcatttagcagacgctcttatccagagcgacttacaaattggtgcattcaccttatgacatccagtgggacagtcacttaacaatagtgcatctaaaacttagggtgctggggtgagagggattacttaacctatcctaggtattccttaaagaggtggggtttcaggtgtctccggaaggtggtgattgactccgctgtcactggtgtgagggagtttgttccaccattgggggccagggacagcgaacagttttgactgggctgacagggaacactacttcctcagtggtagggaggcgagcaggccagaggtggatgaacgacaggccacttgtttgggtgtagggcctgatcagagcctggagggaATACTGAGGTGCTGGGGACACAGCTCCGACAGGGAACACCATGGTCTTGGGCGGATGCGAACactcaactggaagccagtggagggaACGGAGGTGCGGGGTGACGTGACAGGAAACACTGgtgaaggttgaacaccagacagggAACACGGGTGCTggggatgagttgaaggggtttaatggcacaggcagggagcccagccaacagcgagttgcagtaatccagacgggagatgacaagtgcctggattaggacctgcgccgcttcctgtgtgaggcagggtcgtacactggtggatgttgtagagcatgaacctacaggtgcgggccaccgccttgatgttagttgaaacgatgggtgttgtccaggatcacgccaaggttcttggcgctctgggaggaggacacaatggagttgtcgaccgtgatggcagGGATCATGGTCGGGgacagtccttcccgggaggaagagcagctccaacTTGCCAGGTTCAGCTtgggtggtgatccgtcatccacactgatatgtctgccagacatgcagagatgcgattcgccacctggtcatcagaagggggccAAAGGagggaagattaattgtgtgtcgtctgcatagcaatgataagagagaccatgtgaggttatgacagagtcaagtgacttggtgtatagcgagaataggagaggggccaagaacagagccctggggacaccagtggtgagagggaacactggtgaggagacagattctcgccacgccacctggtaggagcgacctgtcaggtaacACTATGGGCTGGGGATGCCCAACCCGGAGAGGGTGgacaggaggatctgatggttcacagtatcgaaggcagccatagatctagaaggatgagagcagaggagagagagttagctttagcaggtGCTGGGGACACATCCTGCGGGAACACTCCGGTGATGGGGACacatctcagttgaatgactagtcttgaaacctgactgatttggatcaagaaggtcattcagagagaatAGCGGGAGAGCTGGGGACACATCCTGACAGGCACtatgttcaagagttttggaggaaaagaaagaagggatactggtctgtaattggaCATCAGGGAACACTATGGTGTAGGTTTTTGACAGAAACAACTCTGGTgctgaagacggaagggacggtgctggccaacggtcagggatgagttgatgagcgaggtgaggtaagggagaaggtctccggaaatggtctggagaagagagggagggatagggtcaagcgggcaggttgttgggcggccggccctCACAAGGGAACacttcatctggagagagagggagaacactaggtcagagcacagggtagggcagtgtgagtagaacaagcggtgtcgtttgacttagcaaacgaggatcggatgtcgtcgaccttcactatggtgctggggacaaccctgacagggaacactatggtgctggggccaaccctgacagggaacactatggtgctggggccAACCCTGACAGGGAATACGATGGTGCTGGGGCCaaccctgacagggaacactatggtgctggggccaggccaaccctgacagggaacactatggtgttggggccaaccctgacagggaacactatggtgctggggccaaccctgacagggaacactatggtgctggggacACATCCTGACAGGGAACAATATGGTGCTGGGGACACatcctgacagggaacactatggtgctggggacacatcctgacagggaacactatggtgctgggacaaaacctgacagggaacactatggtgctggggacaaccctgacagggaacactatggtgctggggccaaccctgacagggaatactatggtgctggggccaaccctgacagggaacactatggtgctggggacaaccctgacagggaacactatggtgctggggacacatcctgacagggaacactatggtgctggggacacatcctgacagggaacactatggtgctggggacacatcctgacagggaacactatggtgctggggacacatcctgacagggaacactatggtgctggggccacatcctgacagggaacactatggtgctggggacacatcctgacagggaacactatggtactggggccaaccctgacagggaacactatggtgctggggacaaccctgacagggaacactatggtgctgggtccaacccaaccctgacagggaacactatggtgctggggccaacccaaccctgacagggaacactatggtgctggggacacatcctgacagggaacactatggtgctggggacaacccaaccctgacagggaacactatggtgctggggccaacccaaccctgacagggaacactatggtgctagggccaaccctgacagggaacactatggtgctggggccaaccctgacaggggacactatggtgctggggacacatcctgacagggaacactatggtgctggggacaacccaaccctgacagggaacactatggtgctggggccaaccctgacagggaacactatggtgctggggccaaccctgacaggggacactatggtgctggggacacatcctgacagggaacactatggtgctggggacaacccaaccctgacagggaacactatggtgctagggccaaccctgacagggaacactatggtgctggggccaaccctgacaggggacactatggtgctggggacacatcctgacagggaacactatggtgctgggtccaacccaaccctgacagggaacactatggtgctggggccaaccctgacagggaacactatggtgctggggccaaccctgacagggaacactatggtgctggggccaaccctgacagggaatactatggtgctggggccaaccctgacagggaacactatggtgctggggacaaccctgacagggaacactatggtgctggggacacatcctgacagggaacactatggtgctggggtcacatcctgacagggaacactatggtgctggggacacatcctgacagggaacactatggtgctggggacacatcctgacagggaacactatggtgctggggacacatcctgacagggaacactatggtgctggggacacatcctgacagggaacactatggtgctggggccaaccctgacagggaacactatggtgctggggacaaccctgacagggaacactatggtgctggggccaacccaaccctgacagggaacactatggtgctggggccaaccctgacagggaacactatggtgctggggccaaccctgacaggggacactatggtgctggggccaaccctgacagggaacactatggtgctggggacacatcctgacagggaacactatggtgctggggtcaggccaaccctgacagggaacactatggtgctggggacacatcctgacagggaacactatggtgctgggggCACATCCTGACAGGGAATACGATGGTGCTGGGCCAACtctgacagggaacactatggtgctggggccaaccctgacagggaacactattgtgctggggacaggccaaccctgacagggaacactatggtgctgggacaaaacctgacagggaacactatggtgctggggccaaccctgacagggaacactatggtgctgggacaaaacctgacagggaacactatggtgctggggccaaccctgacagggaacactatggtgctggggccaaccctgacagggaacactatggtgctggggccaaccctgacagggaacactatggtgctggggccaacccaaccctgacagggaacactatggtgctggggacacatcctgacagggaacactatggtgctggggacacatcctgacagggaacactatggtgctggggccAAGCCAACCCTGACAGagaacactatggtgctggggaaaaccctgacagggaacactatggtgctggggccAAGCCAACCCTGACAGGGAGCACTATGGTGCTGGGGCCaaccctgacagggaacactatggtgctggggccaaccctgacagggaacactatggtgctggggacacatcctgacagggaacactatggtgctggggccAAGCCAACCCTGACAGGGAGCACTATGGTGCTGGCCTCAAAGTGTCCACTTCACTTTACCCTAGTGTTGCCATGGATACCTGGACAGGTAAATAAACTAATGGGCAGTCAGGTACAGTTTTGAGAATGAGATGAAAGTTGTTGCCATCCCAACAGAACATGTTCATGGGTTTTTACAATTGTGTGTTTGTTCAATGAGCGGACAGTCATTGATGGTAGACACCATATTACCAAATGTTCATACAACAGCTCAATAACAGTCAAAATAGTCAAGCAAAGGCCAGCAATCAAAAtggaaatactttatttaatttttttcaaGTGATAAATAGCTAGATCATTTTAAATAGCTAGATCATTTTAAATATCCATTCTGTTTCAGATATCACCGGTTCCTATCGGTCTTTAGCCTCATTTCTTTCTCCTCTGCCTATAGCCACTTTTCATGTCTTCCTCATCTTCGTCTTCctcttcatcgtcatcatcactGTCAGCTCCCAtgtccctctcctgctcctcgtcctcctcctgcCATTCTCTCGCCATCAGCTTCTGAAACACCTTAAACTCCTCCTGTGTTGCCATGGCGATGTCAGCGAGGTAAGTTTCCTCGGCGACGGCTAGGATGTCTTTGAGTTTGGGGTTGACTATGAGAGTCTGGCCCTTCTTGTCTGGAGTCTGGTACAGCCCCCTGCGCTCCAGGAAGCTGTGTCTGCAGCGTACTTCCTCCAGGGTGACACGGAACAGCTTGGACTTCACCATCTCTGCCTGCTTGACCCCCATGCGGAAGTAAGTGTACTGCCGAGAGGGATGGGGGGAAAAAAGGTGTAAGAACACAAAGAAAACTAGTGTGAAATATTCGACATAAAGGACCAACATACTTTAAAACATATGCTTAATGATCAGCATAAGGCTTTTGAAGTTCTCTTGTAGCTGGAGCTTTCATTTCTTTACTGAACCAATAGGGAATTTTGCATTGAGAATCGTATTTTAGCATGGCAAAaatgcagtggtgtaaaaagtacccaattgtcatacttgagtaaaagtaaagataccttaatagaaaataactcaaaagtgaaagtcacccaatgaaatactacttgagtaaaagtctaaaagtatcaaaagtaaatataattgctaaaatatacttcagtatcaaaagtaaaagtataaataattgtACATTTCTGACAGCGTAATTatcttgttttttacattttatttacggatagcaaggggcacgctccaacactaaGATATAAGCATGTGCTTAGTGAGACCGCCAAAtcataggcagtagggatgaccagggattttctgttgataagtgtgtgaattaggccattttcctgtcctggTAGTGTTCAAAATGTAAAaggacttttgggtgtcaggaaaaatgtatggagtaaaaagtacatcattttatttaggaatgtagtgaaataaaagttgtcaaaaatataaatagagtaaagtacagataccccaaaaaactacttaagtactaccttaaaatatttttatttaagtactttacaccactgcagaaTTGAAAAACATGAAGCCAAACTCTAAAAACCTGCTGTCACGACTTTCTCTCCTGGGTGAGGATCACAGAgagcacccccccacccccaccccacaaaCATTGTGGAAACATGATGGAACCGTCCTCCATGGCAAGTGCATAAAAGGACTCCTAATGAAATTTACATTACACCAGTACATTGCCAGGTTGCTACTGGTGTGTAAATTGGTTTAAAACTGCTAGACCAGTATACGTGCAGAGTGAGCTGAATACGTGACAAATGGTCTAAAACTTCAAAACCCCTCTGAAACTCGACGAGTGAAGAAGACTAGACTAAGACACGCACCACCTGCAGCTCTGCATGTAAAGTAGTCTAGAACTTTGACCAAAGACACCAGGAAGATCTTATCAAACGACCATTGGAACGTCTGATGTATTCATTCTAACAAACACTTCCAGAATAAAGAAAGCCTACTACTACAACTGAGGACActgtgacctctggtggacaaccagagacttacaCAACCAGAGAATTTGTCGAACTATTCGTCAGGGACGGATCAAGTGGTTTCAGAGACAACAGACAGGAATCTTGGCGGAAATAAATACATTGCAATTATTTTCGAATGAGCGGTCGTTCATGTTCAAACTATTCACATTCCCATGAGCATATTATTCAACTGTATGTAACTGTATGTACGATAGTTGAATTCCTTGGTCTCTCCTCCCGATCTTTCTTTCCCCACCCatttcattgtgtaacaagccgtcatatcgggttagtccactagggacttttcattgcattATGTTTGTAATCAACGTATTATCTATCTATTATTATctgtttatgtaattctgtgtgattattttgtaaataaataatgaagCCAATTTGTGTATCGCTGAATCATCATTTAGACTGGGGTTCGTGCAAATTTGAAGTCAAcgacgttcagaatgagactgatatgaggtAATAATAATTAATGGCTGACTAATGTTAGCATTTATTcttgagttaatttggaaaaaggtaACTCATTAAAAAAACTTTTTCCATGGTGCCCCAAGATTGCTAATGAGTTACTTGAAtaatttaatcacgtaataattcaACATAGGAAATTGATTTCATAAAATAACCGTCCATTAATGATAGCCACGTCACGAcactgctgtatgtaaaatattgtgtgctgtagcctgtaaaataaatatatgtgactctggatgacaacataaggTTTGTTTTCAACATCAGAGCTGTTTTCCTAAAGCAGTTAAATGTGCTTCGGGTTTTGTTTCTTTGCCATGATACTAACGAGTATTGCGAAAATGCTATTGCCCCGGCCCAATATTTTGGTATCAACCACATCCATTGGATGAGTGAGTCCCTCCGCGCTGacctcatccaatgggttttgagaatgGGGCGAGAGGAACGCAGTTCATCAAGGATATTAGAGTGAGAATCTCCATATAACTCTCAGTGAgtgtgacctctgacctggaACTTGTATTCCAGCTGTCCCAGGTCATCCTGCACCACGGCTGGAGAGTCTCTGATGATGTCAGTGGCCTGCTGGACGGTGAAGGCACACTTCTCCCTGAGGAACCTGGCCACTGTGTTCACCCTCCTCAAAGGCAGGGTCAGGATCTGGGGGTAGTGGCTCACCACCCGTTGCAGACTTCCTGAAAAGAGACAAACAGGGGTTAGAGAGCATCCATGGTAAATGGGTGGAAGATGTTATGCACATACACATCCaatgcagtggaggctgctgagaggaggtagactcataataatggctggaatggagtccaAAACAttggtttgataccattccagctattgttatgagccatcctcccctcagcagcttccACTAATACAATACCTTTGTGAATATTGTAGATATTCCaaataaacacacatacatatatatttaataacaatCACTTACGTCAGTTATGCAAAGTGTAATTCACTGGCTCTGACCATCAAATGATAAATGACACTGTACAACCTATGAGAATAGAGTGCTAACACAGGTTGATCCTCTCACCTTCAAGCAGCCC belongs to Oncorhynchus gorbuscha isolate QuinsamMale2020 ecotype Even-year linkage group LG22, OgorEven_v1.0, whole genome shotgun sequence and includes:
- the mterf4 gene encoding transcription termination factor 4, mitochondrial is translated as MSVQATRRLVLQWTLRNATCPVLNLRTILGSDNVRQRGFMTCRLLCSTHNQTSTLHQHTDLSQLQLQPGRELSIRALLDMGFTDTQADQLLEAANKGRGGQSEHASSTLMALFVLGLNPSSVLKVLEKCPELFYVKGTQLQQRMNNLRRLGLLEGSLQRVVSHYPQILTLPLRRVNTVARFLREKCAFTVQQATDIIRDSPAVVQDDLGQLEYKFQYTYFRMGVKQAEMVKSKLFRVTLEEVRCRHSFLERRGLYQTPDKKGQTLIVNPKLKDILAVAEETYLADIAMATQEEFKVFQKLMAREWQEEDEEQERDMGADSDDDDEEEDEDEEDMKSGYRQRRKK